A stretch of DNA from Macrotis lagotis isolate mMagLag1 chromosome X, bilby.v1.9.chrom.fasta, whole genome shotgun sequence:
agtcaggagaacctgagttcaaatccagcctcaaatatttaataattacctagctgtctggccttgggcaagtcacttaactgctttaccttgcaaaaaccaaaaaaagaaaaagaagagaaatgataggATTGTTCTTTTAGGCACCAAGAGCAAATTTTAGTAGGCCAACTGGAGACTAAAGGAAAGTTAAAAGACAGCCATTTATATAGTATTCCAAAGGTCTTAATTCAGTTTTAGGTTACTAAAGCTTCAGAAACTCCATTAAAACTTTTGAGACACCctattatagagagagagatacatacttGCAAATAGACGAATACAAGGTTTTCATCTAAAGGAATTAAGAAAattgacagaaatagaaaaataaggaatCCTTAGTGTCCTTAGCTACTAAGAAGGAAAAGTCTTGAATGTTTCTAAAGACTAGAATTTATCTTTCTGGATAAATGAACAGTTTGAATAATAAGTTAATCGTTGCCTTATTTAGCTATTTTCTGTTAGAGCTAGAGAATGACTTGATCTTGTGTCCTTGAAAGATATTCTATACTTCCTTGTTTTGACTGAATGACAGTTCACTCTTCTCAGCTTGCTGTGTTTTTAATCATCCACAGGTCTCTTCCCATATGTGCATAGGATCAGAAATCTTATCAGGGAGATGATTGCTATCAGCTTCTCTTCACTTCTTGGGTTACAtcatgaggaatttttttttatccctctATGTGATTGTAACATGTAGTTATCCCTTCATGTGAGCTTCCCTTTTCAGATGATGACTACCTTGGCATGCTTATGTCCTATTTTTCTAATGACACCATTGATGATAAAATCAATTCCTCAGTgtaatgacatttatatagcatttttacaATTTGCTGGAAACTTTCTTCACATCCATCACAAGGTAGTactgaatattattattctattttacaaCAAGCCTCtagaaatttaaaagatttatcAGAAGTCATATTCTGGAAGTAGCAGAGCTGGAACTATAACCCTGCTCTTCTTCATCTAAGGCCATTGCTCAGTTTTTTCCTCACTCTGCAGCTGTTATACTTTCATCTGGTCTCCCTAACTGACTGAACTGCCTACTacttaaaagacaaaatgaataaatatcaatataataGATATACTTATCAACTTACTAACATTTAGGTgcccaaaacaaaattaaaatgttatgaTTAGTCATAATATAGCAAGAAGACTCCCACAGTTTAAGTCCCCACCCCACTGAATATGAATTAATGAGAATTAAATACTAAGTGGTTCtactagatgatctttaatttCCCTTCACCTTAAAATCTATCATTCTGTGACTTAGTGTCTATATATCTTTTGATTCATATCTATATGTGGCTCACATCCAAACAGCATTGCTAGGAGACAATGTTATCAACATGAGGCTTTGTTTCAGACTTCGTTTGGGATCATTCAAAGCATTATAAAAATTCTCAAAagcacatttttcttttgtttaatgttATATAAGACCGTTGCAGGGCATTTTCCATTTGCAGTGTCTATCAGACAGGTCTTTGGATTATAAGTACTATTATTTATCATACTCTTGTCCTTCAGCAAATCACTGaagactatattatatatatatatatatatatatatatatatatatagtaaatagcTGACTTTTCTCTGGAGTGAAATGGAACTTATCCTTTAAGGGTAGTTTTTACCCATTCCCAAAGGTTCTTGTGGGGTAAATGATAATCCTGCCCACTTATCTGGAATTTGATGAGTTTGAGTTTTTGTAATACTACATTGTCTTACTGATTTTGTTATTATAATTCCATTGCAGCTATGCCCTAATGCCTTATGGCATGGAAGCAGTCATGACTTCTAAAAACCTATTACAGCAGAGTGCAAATTCTGGTGGTTCCTACCAAGCTATAAGGACTTCAAATCGAAATCCAGCAATAGATTATCTTCTGAGGACTAGCCTCACTGGCAGAGAAGAGGCTCATCAGCAGAAGGTTAACCACCAAGTAATGACTTGGCTACAGTAAATCAGAATCTCTCTTCTATAATGTGAAGAGACTACATTGGTGGAGAGAGTACCcataacaataaaaatagctTTTGAAATATTGAATCCATTATTGTAAAATGTTGAGATCTCCTGGGGGAAAAGCATAAACAGGACAAGTGATTCATTACCTGGAGTATAAAATACCATATATCTTAGTAGAGAGTGCAAGGATATGTCTAGTGTATATATTAGCCCTTATTTATGTTTGTTATCTTAGCAAAGAGTTGGAGGTCAGGGCATGGCCCACCTGGAAAAGTACATTCTACTTCTTTTGTATCTATCCATATATAGTAATTCCCAGAAGAATATAAATTCTTGGGACCAAGAGTTATTAATCACCTTTTTTTCCTTGTATCCCCAGGACCTAGATCAGTGCCTTCTTCATAATAACCTTTTCCGAGGACATTAGACCAGAAGTCTAAATAGTACAGAAGAACAGATGGCTTTTCTTTTCATCAAAGCCTAGACCTACTGAAAACTCTGTTTTATAGAATATTCCTGAAGAAACTAGTCAGAATTATTAACAGGAGGGGGAAATAGCTTCTATGTGTCAGGTAACTTCTGAAATAACTAGACCTTGAGTGAAGAATGAAGTGATACAAGACTGAAACCTGAGGAGGAAAGAAGTTAAAAGATCCAGATAGGGATGATTTGTATCTtactgggagtttttatttgcGGGGGGGGAGAACAAGTTTAacttgctttctttattttttaaatttgttttgattatcTTTTTACTTTGGAATAATTTCCTGGTAATTCCCAAACCTTaagcaaaaatgaccaaaaagggAACTGTTACTTAATAGTGGGCATTTGATTCTTTCTTTGTAGTTCCTCACTTCTGTACCTACAGGAGAAAAGTGTCCTACATAAGAAAAGTGTTTCATCATCTGTTTTTCTGAGATCAAGACAAAGTGTTACAGTTAATCTTAAGTTCTTCTACcttttgttttattcttgttTACATTATTATCATCTATAGTGTGTTTATGTATTAGTTCATATTAAttttcccatgtttctttgaattcctcttACCCTTTATTTCTTTTGGCATAGTAGTGTTCCATTAAATTCATACATTCCAATTTGTTCATCCCTTTTTCAGTAAATTGGCTCCTACTCAATAGATTTTTGTTACCACTAAAAATACTTCCAGAAATATCTTGATACGTATATAATACCTTTATTTTTTCTGTCAGTTTTCTCTAAGATGTATGCTCATTTGTAGGATTTCTAAAACAAAAGAGACTTTCTCAAGTCTCAGCTATTGGTTTGAAGATCACTGAAGTGGGAgaatgcttttcaaaatcttacaaattcTCAGCTTCTTTTGGAAGATTAGAAAGGTGAATGACTGGTTAAACTACTTGACCCTGTGGTATTAGAACTAGAACTAAGTCCAGATTAAGGtccataaggaaaagaaaaaagctaagTAGGTGAAAACTAATGAAAGTCAGTAGATGTTCCACAAATCTTTGTAAACCATGAATTGTAAACTTCATTCTTTGCTTTTTCACCCTCACTTCCTCCACTGTGTATTCCCTGATATGAACTTTTATTAGTACATCTTCTTTTAAGTCATCTAAGAGATAATTGTACTTAagggttttctttgtattttttccttttgaggttTAGAGAGCCCATAGACAACTGGGATTATGGTAGGAGCTTGAAAACTGAACATGATATTAGTAAACAAATCTAAACTCACTggtgaaggaaaacaaaaggaatcCTGGTGCTTGCACTCTCCTGGTCACCTTGCTTGGGTCATTACTGATGAGTCTCATACTATAAAATATCCATTAAACATTCACTTTGAAACTTTGCTTCTCTTTATTCACATGTAATCAGAAGTATGTTAAAATATTATTGAGGATACTTAAGAAGTCACTTTGGTTTCCTGAATTTACGGTCTTCAGATTATATAGATTACTTTATATATGCCACCTCATGGATAATTTAAGCTACTTCTTGTTCTCAGTAGTTGAggaataaaattcttatttagaATGGCTACATAGCCATTACTTACTAAACAGTAACCTATATGAGACAGGAATGCGTCACCATGTATTAGTTAAGCCTCACCTTTCAGTGCCTTCCTAGCACAGTAACACTGCAGGAGTGGGggttaataaaatttaattaaatatatttttagtttCTGATTTCTTATCCAATCACTAATATATAAGCCTGCTTTTGTACTAAGGAAACCTCTTCTGTGGTGGATTTGTAAtcaaaggatctgagtttgaattctggttctgccaCTGACCACccatatgaccttaggcaagtcaaagtcacttagcctccttgtacttcagttttcttatctataaaatgttggTGTTGGACTTGATGTCCCCTAAAATCCTTTCTATATCTAAACCTATGTTGTGAAAATTCTTCTGTGATCTAAATTCTatcctgaaatttttttttatacaacAGGAATATGTTGTTTCAGCAGTTAGTGACTTTTGAGGATGTGGCTGTGTATCTCTCAAAGGAGGAATGGAGGCAGCTGGACCTTGCTCAGAAGGAACTCTATAGAGATGTGATGCTGGAGAATTATGAGAACCTTCTCTCCCTAGGTTAGTATTCATTCCTATAATGAATCTGTTATCTCTGAAAATCTACCTCTTCCATGAAACAACTTCATGAATCATTTCCAGGTCTCTGTACCTAGACCTTATTACCATATTATCTGTGACTTTAATAcccatttccccttttctgttGCCTGTATACCTAAAGCAGAGAACTCAGTTTTCTGAATGTTCTggctttcaaaaataaatgaccATATTACATCTCATTCACCTTCAATCAGGATTTCCAGTTTCCAAACCTGATATTATCTCTCAGctggaacaaagaaaagaagcttGGATCCAAGATATTCAGCGCCCTGAGAAAAGGAAATTCTCTCAAAATGCTTATAGGGGTAAGTAGGTGAGAGATGTATTGGAGTCACAAGGCAATAGGAACACAGTTATTTTGTGAGCAGGTATATAATACCAAAgaaagtttttttcctctggtgcTCCATACTTTTCCCCTTCTATGAATATAGGAATACTTCAACTGAAGAactatttcccttttcccctctctttaaTCTCATTGATTGAATAGTCATAGCCCTTATGCCACATTTGCTTCCAGAGTTAGtcctatacatatattttttgacTTGGCTCCTCAGTGCAATGtatacttcatttttcagataccTTAAATTTCATATTTCCTAGTTCAGTTTGACTTCAAACCTGTTTTCTAACTATCCCAAACATTCATACTTTTCTTTAGTGCTCTATTTAATTTGTTTCCTTAGCCAAACTTTCTGCCTTTTTGTTGGACTTGTTTACTTGTTTATGATCAGCTTATCTTCTGGTGTAGGATTCTTCCTACTCTAGTAAACATCTGGTTTCCCATACTCCCAGCCTCATTCCATTGTTTGGTTGCTGAACTTCTTAGAGAATTTTTAATTCTGTTTATTCCTAAtctgttttcctttcatttatgaatttctgtttcttctcttgcagtttatatttttctaataaggaaaagaaataactttgttttttgtttgtttcaggtCATAAGAACAAATCTCAAAATAAGGCTCTAAGGCAAATTCCTCAAGAAGTTGAATTACttggaaaagaatcagaaaaacatctAAAAGATGTTGCCCAAGTCTCAGATTTAAGAAGAACCTGTGACCAGGAAAGTAGCTTAGAGAAGCAGAtaagaaaacacaaagaaaagaaacagaataaactAGTTTCTCAGAAAAGGGTTCCCCAGCAAGTTTCCCCTAAGAAAACTACTGGAAAAGAGAGAAGTTGTGAATATAATGATTTTGGGAAAAAACTCATTTTGAGTTCTAATGTGGTCACTTCTcagagagttggaagagatcatACATGTACTGTATGTGGTCAGAGTTTTTCCCATCCTTTAACCTTAATTCAACATAAGAGAATTCATGGTGGAGAGAAGCGCTATCAATGTAATGATTTTAGGAAGGATTTCAGTCACAAGTCACAATTCATAAGACAGCTAATAATTCACACTGATGAGAAACCCCATGAATGTTCAGATTGTGGGAAATCCTTCAGTCGTAGTTCACACCTTATTttacatcaaagaattcatactggggAGAAACCCTACAAGTGTAACAAGTGTGGGAAAGCTTTTGGCACAAATTCTGATCTTATTCGACATGAGaggattcatactggagaaaaaccataTAAGTGCAGTGATTGTGGAAAAGCTTTTAGTCAGTCTTCAGTATTTATtcgacatcagagaattcatactggagtgAGTGCATATAAGTGTGATGATTGTGGAAGAGCTTTAAGCAGTAAGTTAAGCCTTATTGAACATTGTAGAATTCATACTGGTGAAAAACCTTTTCAAtgtgatgaatgtggaaaagccttcacTCACTTCACAAGTTTAATTtatcatcagagaattcatactggagaaaaaccataTGAGTGTAATGAATGTAGAAAAGCCTTCAGTCGACATTCAGTCCTTATTCGACATCAAAGAgctcacactggagagaaaccatttaaatgtaatgaatgtgggagtGCTTTCAGTAGAAGGTCAGTCCTTAATGAACATAAGAGAATTCATAGTGGGGAAaaaccatatgaatgtaatgaatgtggaaaatctTTCAGTCGGAGCTCCACCCTTATCCAACATCAGACAGTTCATAATTCAGACAAACCTTATAaatgcaatgaatgtgggaaaggctTTGGGTGTCGCTCACATCTTACTGTACACCAGAGAATTCATATTGGTGCTAAACCTTACAAGTGTAGTGTGTGTGGGAAAGCCTTTAGTCGAAGTTCCATCCTTAaccaacatcagagaattcatactggagaaaagtTGTATAAATGTAATGAGTGTGGGAAAGCCTTTAGTCGAAGTTCCATCCTCAACcaacaccagagaattcatactggagagaaacgatataaatgtagtgaatgtgggaaagccttcaatCGGAGATTTAGCCTTATCCTACACCAGAGAATTCATTCTGGAGAGAAGCAATGTAAATGTGACAAGTGTGGAAAAGCCTTTAGTCGGAGAACCAATCTTATCCGGCATCAACAAATTCATACAGAAGATAAATCTTGATTAGAATAAGGGAAATCCTTTGCTACCTGAAAATTCAACAAAGAGAAATACCCAGCGCAGTTTGTGAATGCAATTATTATTGGAGACAGATTATCTCTGGATCAGAGCTCATTATTAATGACAATATTTTTAGTTGTAAGATCTCTTTTTTGAGAAAAATAGCTAAGTTTTTCTTCAGTTTATATAGCATCTAGCCCTAGGTGACCTGCAAAGTATTCATTTTGTTTCAATGCTGCAAGTAATGCTTGTA
This window harbors:
- the LOC141499424 gene encoding uncharacterized protein LOC141499424; protein product: MGVLGHVRERPGPATLAVLLLCPRGWGRRELGVPPGTEQSPGVPARMTPPRKPRPLQMDWFENPWLQLGVPLLPLPIPPSRAPAGAVLGAQRAEAKGTRPCLRQTFAIRKHQSHEKGRRKKPLESGVKGRRLFRRSEEAARPGPAHRDPPPLARPGAEVRRGRAQRGRALPAGLRGFRLAAGELRARGPSPRRRPRPAGGPDSPQPSGARRRRRDGGSLRRGPGRGPPVSGRAWGGVPGCVPPELREPGRPLRHPETILAYRNMLFQQLVTFEDVAVYLSKEEWRQLDLAQKELYRDVMLENYENLLSLGFPVSKPDIISQLEQRKEAWIQDIQRPEKRKFSQNAYRGHKNKSQNKALRQIPQEVELLGKESEKHLKDVAQVSDLRRTCDQESSLEKQIRKHKEKKQNKLVSQKRVPQQVSPKKTTGKERSCEYNDFGKKLILSSNVVTSQRVGRDHTCTVCGQSFSHPLTLIQHKRIHGGEKRYQCNDFRKDFSHKSQFIRQLIIHTDEKPHECSDCGKSFSRSSHLILHQRIHTGEKPYKCNKCGKAFGTNSDLIRHERIHTGEKPYKCSDCGKAFSQSSVFIRHQRIHTGVSAYKCDDCGRALSSKLSLIEHCRIHTGEKPFQCDECGKAFTHFTSLIYHQRIHTGEKPYECNECRKAFSRHSVLIRHQRAHTGEKPFKCNECGSAFSRRSVLNEHKRIHSGEKPYECNECGKSFSRSSTLIQHQTVHNSDKPYKCNECGKGFGCRSHLTVHQRIHIGAKPYKCSVCGKAFSRSSILNQHQRIHTGEKLYKCNECGKAFSRSSILNQHQRIHTGEKRYKCSECGKAFNRRFSLILHQRIHSGEKQCKCDKCGKAFSRRTNLIRHQQIHTEDKS